The window TTTCTTTGATGAGATACAGAATATCAACAACTGGGAATTGTTCGTAAGAAGGGTGTACGATAAGAAAAATACAAGGATGTATATTACTGGTTCAAGCTCAAAATTGCTCAGTAAAGAAATTGCAACAAGCCTGAGGGGTAGAACTCTTTCATATTACCTGTTCCCGTTAAGTTTTGAAGAGTTCTTAAAATTCAATCAGGTCACATTAAACAAGGATTTTGAATATACAAATGCGAGATTCAAGGTTAAGCAACTATTCAATAAATATCTTTATAGTGGTGGTTTTCCTGAAGTGGTGCTGGAGGCTGAAGAACTTACACAGGATATTCTTCAAAACTATTTTGAAATGTTTATCTACAGGGACCTTGTTGAAAGATTTTCCATAAGGAATACATCATTGTTGAAAAGCCTTGTTAAATTCTTAATAACAAATATAGGTACGACTTTTAGTGTAAATTCTTATTATAATAATATCAAACAGGAAATCCCAGTTGGAAAAGATACATTGCTGGAATACCTATCATATCTTGAAGATATCAACCTGATATATCTGGTTCCCATATTCAGCTATTCACTAAAAAAACAGCAGGTAAATCCCCGCAAAGTTTATTGTATCGACAATGGGCTACGAAATGCCGTATCGTTCATGTTTTCAAAAGATGAAGGCAGATTAGCCGAAAACCTGGCATTCCTTGAGCTTAAAAGAAGAGGCAAAGAGCCATATTACTGGAAAAAGAATGGCGAAATTGATTTTATCATAAAGGATAGGGACAGTTCATTGACCGCCATAAATGTTTCATATACAGATGAAATTGATGACAGGGAGACTAAAGTACTGCTGGAATTCGCA of the ANME-2 cluster archaeon genome contains:
- a CDS encoding ATP-binding protein, whose protein sequence is MTKIELFKYIIKEFHELRLPETYNRTLSIPETQKIISLIGPRRVGKTFYFYQLLNNLIKNGINPSRIVYINFEDDRILPLNVKDLNSILEAYYELYPENTDEMLYLFFDEIQNINNWELFVRRVYDKKNTRMYITGSSSKLLSKEIATSLRGRTLSYYLFPLSFEEFLKFNQVTLNKDFEYTNARFKVKQLFNKYLYSGGFPEVVLEAEELTQDILQNYFEMFIYRDLVERFSIRNTSLLKSLVKFLITNIGTTFSVNSYYNNIKQEIPVGKDTLLEYLSYLEDINLIYLVPIFSYSLKKQQVNPRKVYCIDNGLRNAVSFMFSKDEGRLAENLAFLELKRRGKEPYYWKKNGEIDFIIKDRDSSLTAINVSYTDEIDDRETKVLLEFADEFSPKIKELILLTKDLENTDGMIKFIPLWKWLIH